Part of the Impatiens glandulifera chromosome 8, dImpGla2.1, whole genome shotgun sequence genome is shown below.
atttttaacctaaataaattttaggCTCTAACTTTGACATggattatattataaataaacctAGGCTGACTGTGTTTGAAcatgtgttatttaaataatttattttattgttcaaataattttatgtgatttaatatataaaagattgaTATAactttgagaaaataaaaaatcagtttataaattttaaatataaaaaattattacaataactctatgatttaaaaattcaaataatccaaacaAGCTCTGGTGAGTGTGCCTTCATTTATTGATTGAAGACCACGCCGACCAAATCACCAATCACCGAATGAactgattaaaataatatttttctggtttatatataaatacttctTTCTCAAATGCCCTAATAGGGTTTTTCTGAATAATGTTATCGACTTCTCGTTATCTCCGCTCGGCGGCGGACTCCTCTTCTATTACTCCTTGCCCGGGAAAAAAAGTAATCGAGGCTCAAAACTGGGTGGACTTTCTGCCGCGCGATGTCTCTTTGAAGATAATGAAAAAGGTTGGGATCATTGAAATACTGAACACTATCCCAGTAGTATGTCACTCGTGGCATAAAATCAGTAAAGACCCTGAGCTTTGGCGCTACATCGACATGGAAAACCTCGACATTGAAAACCTCGTGCGCCTCCGCCCCACAGACTGTGATCTAGTTGAGATGACCAAGAGTGCAATTGACCGGAGCTGTGGCCAACTGATTGATCTCAAAATCGCAAGTTTTGGATGTGACGATCTCCTCATGCATCTTTCTAACAGGTATAAGAATCTTCTCCTCCCATAGATATTATATTTCCAGCTAATGGTTATGAGATTCATTTGCAAATATTTAAATGACATCTGTATTGAGGTTTTGAATAAATCATTATTGTAGGTTGTTTTTTCTAATTCTAGTGAagtattattaaagaaaaaaaatcctaaactatatttatgaaagggcattatatatattattgtcttGTGCTCATGAATCTTAGGAAGAACTTTTAAGtttactaattatatatatattttttttttcttttttatggaTGATCCCCATAGAGTTGATGCAAGTTCtgattgatttattttgaaagaatttttgaataactttgtttttatcatgtttttagacatgtaataattttttttatatatttgtctttTGCATTTTCTTAGTGAGGTTCTTGTGGGACTCtggaaaaaaatcattattatagGCATGTTTgactttttataattaatagaaattaGCAGACTTATCTGAATTTTcttgtttataattttgaatattaatagtTAGTTTGCCTAAATTGTATATTGCATCTTTTGTTTGGACAAAAGGACATGAAAACAGCAATTATGTCTTAATCTTTTCCAtgtgaaaataattttctttatattatttattgttttattaacgTGTATTGATATATTCATTAATATCCATATCAATGATAGGCCCAAAGTGATATTTATATGTCTCTCAccaaataacaagaaaatagtatcttatatatttttaagtttttatgaaTCTATATTTGTCTCTTACACTTTGTTTATGTTGGGTGAGTTTTACGTGTTGGTTGTTTGGGGAACTAACACTAACCGGGCTAATTTGGCTTGTATTTAGGAAAAATCAGTTGAGAAGTCTCCGGCTTGTAGCGTGCTGGGACATTTCTGATGAGGGATTAAGTGAAGCTGTTAAAAAATTGTCATCCTTGGAAGAGCTTCACATTTATTATGGGAACATCACAGATGAAGGTCTGGAACTTGTTGGTCGCCACTGCCCGGGATTGAGATCACTCACATTTAATCAACAAGGTATGTTTAGTAGAGATGAGTCTAAGTCTGGTAATGATGAAGCATTTGCTATAGCAAGAAGCATGCCTGAGTTGTGTCACCTTAGCCTATTTGGGAATCAGATGTCAAACAATGGTCTGCAAGCTATCCTCGACTCTTGCCCTCATCTTGAATCACTTGATCTTAGGCAATGTTTTAAAGTTGACCTTGGGGATTTTGAATTGAGTAAAAGATGTTCTTCCATAAAAGGACTTCGCAGCCTTCATGACAGTACTGATGATTATGAATACGACTCATCCATTTTCAACTTCGACTTCTATATATGATCTGCTTCATTAGCAGGGGGTAATGGAGGCGGAGTTTAGATTTATTCTAAATGTtttgattatgtttttgtttttgtaccTTTAATTTTTGCAAGGATccatttttgttttgtgttgaAATTTGTTTGACTGTCCAGAAAAACTTATAATATCatgtttgaaaatgtgaaaTTGCTAATGAAATAATCAGAACTATAAGTTTCTAGGCATCTTTCTAGTTCAAGTTATTTCTTTAATCTCTTAGTTATTCTTTTAAcatattctttttataattttctaattgttttttaaacttattagaTTAATTTAGAGAATGTTGTAAATTGAAGAACTAGTAAATTTGGAAAATATAGTTTGATATTGGCTTAGAGTCTTCGAGTAATGAattgatattgatatttttaaaagggTTGAAAGCTTCAATCGTGAtcataatattaatacataaaacaTTTAGAGCTTAATGTTGGttttgttgaaattttttagAGTAGCCGAGATATTGAAGATTTAATTCCCTGCCTTACCCTGAGATGAGAAGGAAAGTCGATATGACTTGAATTCTGGACCTGATCTTTAATCCTACACCGTGAAGTGATAGGAGAAGTTTTTTTGGCTCCTGATCTTGAGCTTTCTGTTCTTGAACTCAGGCTTTACTTCTTCTTGGATTCCTTGCCTTTTCGATACTTTAGGGCAAGGCCAGGGGCCTGGTCTCGACTCTCCTTGGCTAATTTCAATTTAGCAACTGCCTTAAAATGATTTAGAGTAGAGAGCTGCGAATAAGTCTTCTAATTTCCTTGGTTTCTAGGCAGACTATCACACTATAGGCTAGGATTTACATTTATCCTTTAGGTTGAATTTTCACTAGGCTTACTATTATGTATGAGTAATTTTCTGTAAAGAGAGATTCCATATCAACAAggcaatatttttatataaatatttatacctCCCTTTCCTTCTTGTTTACTACTGGACGAGTCTCGGATATTCCATTCCTTTTTTATTTGCCTCTTCAGTCCTCACGTGGACATGAGAGGGAGGCCCCACAGATAAGATTTATCTTACTGAATGGGAAAGAATTTATTAGGTTGTCAGCCGCtgactttgaatcaaatattgaCTCCCCTTAATTTCTAATAGGCAAGATTAACATACTATTTTACTAGTAACAATCGATTCACTATTCACTAAGCTAGTTAAAAGCCTTATAAATATTACGCAATTACACCTGTGTGTAAGACATCCTTAATGATCAATATTAAACGCTTTTGGCAAGCCAGAGCAAGACTTCTCTGTGGGAACCCCGGGAGACCTGTCTAATGAGATTGATgattggtttgtcgagtgtgataagTGGCATGTGAAAAATGTAAGGTGATAAAATGTTTTCCTTTAAGGATTTTTCAagcacaaattttttttaaactttagatatttataaattttaaaatatatgttaacattaaattttagattgattttattcatataaataatattttgtttaaattttttatccatGCAACGAGATTCATTatagtaattttataattatatatatatatagtatttaatatgtattactaattaattaattattcgaCATAGTGTATGTTACTCTCACTTTTTaatcgtttcaagtttatgaaCGGGTCAACTCACGATTCGACccgacccaaatatcatttattctcacatatatattcaaattaaccattgTTCTCGActcaataaatcaaacaaattcaaattaagtattattatataatatatatatatatatatatatatatatatatatatatatatatatatatatatatatatttgattaaggaCACAATGAAATGTgtgaaattgattaaaaaaaagtgaaagatggttagaataaataaaaggtgagctataatttttattttttttatcaaaacaagAAAGAAACTACATTAAGGAAAATTTTAAAGCCAGattcacaaatattataaataattctaataaaaataaataaatttgaataataatataactgaatataaaaagattgaaagaaaaaaagatgtattaaaaaatatatataaatattagttaagacaaaaataataataaatatgcaggtaatttttaatattgtgtaaatctatataattcaaacatttaaatGAGTACATATAAggtctaaaaaaaattaaaataataaaacttaatttataatcCGAAATCCCTAAATACTTTTCCTTCAAAATGCCCTAATATAAAATGCCCTAGGCTAAACACTGCGCCTCTCTCTCTCTTGCAAGCTGAACAATGTGGCCTTACTCTCGTTCTCGTCTCCACTTCGGGAGGAAaaaaacttcatcttcttctactTGCCTATCGGGAAAAGAGGTAGTCGAGACTCCGAACTATTTTGACAAACTGCCAATAGATGTGTTGGTGGCGATTCTGCAAAAGGTTGGGACTATTGACATACTGTTGAATGTCCAGCTAGTATGCGTTTTATGGCGTAATATATGTCTAGACCCTGTAATCTGGCGGTCCATTGACATACACAACATCGGCAAACTCTGCAACCTTCCCGATTTTCTAGTAACTTCCGACGACCTTCCTTATGATGTTCACAAACTGACCCAGATAGCCATTGACCGAAGCTGTGGTCAATTGGTTAATATCAACCTGGAATATATGGGAAATGACCACCTCCTCGAGTATATTACTGACAggtataaatatcattttatttgtaGATTCTGGTATTCATCTGTACATTTTCAAATGAGATTAGGATGCCAAACATTATTCTTACATGATAACTTTCTTAAATGAATTGTGTAGAGCATTTTCCTCATAAAATGGGTCTAATGTTAGATTCAAGGATTGATTCATGACTCTAAGGGGTTATATTagatttcttaataaaaaatctaGTATAATTATCATAATTCCCTATTTTTGTGGATTTGTATATCATAGAAGCATTAAAAAGTATCTTTAGTAAAtctttgaatttaaaatttgaatattctTTACATACTTTGTTTTCCTCTTGTAATATTTTGGATCTATATTTATCTTTTGTACTTTGTTTATTTTGGGTTGTTGATTTGGCATTGACATTGATTAGGCTTGGGCTTGTATTTAGGAAAAATAAGTTGAAGCGACTTCGATTTGTATGGAGTTTCATTACAGACGAGGGATTAAGTAAAGTTActaaaaagatgtcatctatAGAAGAACTTCATATTGTTGGGGACATCAAACGTGTAAGTCTTGAAATTGTTGGTCTCAACTGCCCTGGTTTAAAATCACtcacatttaaaaaacaatgtTTAATTACTAAAATCGAGTATACAGAGGTGAGTGGTCATGGAATTAGTTTTATAAGGTACGAGGAGGACTATGACTATGACGATGGAATTGATCCTAATTTTGTTGCACTTGCTATCTCAAGAACAATGCCTCAGTTGCAACACCTTAACCTTATTGGTAATGGAATGACAAACGAAGGCCTACAGGCTATACTCGACTCTTGTCCTCGTCTAGAATCACTTGATCTTAGGAAGTGCTTTAGAGTTGACCTGAGAGCTGATCTTGTGTTGGACAAAAGATGTTCTTCCATAAAGGAATTTTACCACCCCGATGACTCTACTGATCCTAATGATGATGATTTTCTATCTTATGATGAGGCTGATTTTGAATTCCCCAATAATGAGTATTGGCAATGGTGATGTTAACGGTGATTTCGcttataatttagattttgttttattgGATTACGAACCTTTTTCTTTGATgttcttttaaattattgaatatttatgtgttttaacttttaactaTGAATTAGTAACTTCTAAAAGAATgagaaatgaaatcaaaattacaatatttttttctaggGGATATAAAAAGTGGATATGTTTGATGACGATTTGgtagattattaaaatatttatggtgCAGTActtaaatattgattttttttatggtgaagtatttaaatatttaaataattttgtatttgatttatttattatcttttttattattctaaacaatataatatatatttcttaaaacatgtatattaatattttttattatttgatatatcCTGAAGTCATTCatcaaaaatgttttttttttattaatttttttgtaactagacttatgaaaaatataatccataattttttttaccaaagcCCAAAATATACAACTCACTCTTCTTGTTGtatgaaagtaaaataataattgattggATAAGCTCATGGACTAGGTACATTTATCCTAAGTAAaccttaatattattaaatttcacTAAAATCAAATCAGGTGCCCTAAGTCCtagttaaaaattttgaatttttctctcttattagCTACTATGTCTCTATAATTTGTATAGAGTTAAATCCACTGTACATTGATTGAAATTCATTCTCATCAGGTTTGTATAATTCAATCTTATATCAATTTgtgtcttatttttatatttttcgtGTTTCGATACTAATTTTCTTAgtatctaatatataatattaagaatcttaaaatttaagaagtttcttaattttaaattttcaaaaaaaaaaagaaaaagtagtATTATATCTTTTTTAACGCAATGATTGACAATCCTTCATTATTTTAGCATCgaaacaaatacatttatttttgataaaaagctAAAATTTCCTTCTAAATTTCAAATAGTtgagtttgataaaaaataattaactatctTTTAACGAAATCATggattacatatttttatacgGTGATATTAGGTTAATCATTAAATTAgacaaatttacattaaaatatgatcattcagcatttaaatatgaaaatctaGACAATGtcgaataaaaaataatactggatgaatattatatttataaaaattgtaaattttgagcttctaaaatatttttaatttggataaattttgaattatgacTCCACCATCAGTTcagattcattttatatttattgattgaAGACCACGCCGACCAAATCACCCAATGAactgattaaaataatatttttctcgtttatatataaatacttctCTCTCAAATGCCCTAATAGGATTT
Proteins encoded:
- the LOC124912693 gene encoding putative F-box/LRR-repeat protein 23, translating into MLSTSRYLRSAADSSSITPCPGKKVIEAQNWVDFLPRDVSLKIMKKVGIIEILNTIPVVCHSWHKISKDPELWRYIDMENLDIENLVRLRPTDCDLVEMTKSAIDRSCGQLIDLKIASFGCDDLLMHLSNRKNQLRSLRLVACWDISDEGLSEAVKKLSSLEELHIYYGNITDEGLELVGRHCPGLRSLTFNQQGMFSRDESKSGNDEAFAIARSMPELCHLSLFGNQMSNNGLQAILDSCPHLESLDLRQCFKVDLGDFELSKRCSSIKGLRSLHDSTDDYEYDSSIFNFDFYI
- the LOC124912694 gene encoding putative F-box/LRR-repeat protein 23; this encodes MWPYSRSRLHFGRKKTSSSSTCLSGKEVVETPNYFDKLPIDVLVAILQKVGTIDILLNVQLVCVLWRNICLDPVIWRSIDIHNIGKLCNLPDFLVTSDDLPYDVHKLTQIAIDRSCGQLVNINLEYMGNDHLLEYITDRLGLVFRKNKLKRLRFVWSFITDEGLSKVTKKMSSIEELHIVGDIKRVSLEIVGLNCPGLKSLTFKKQCLITKIEYTEVSGHGISFIRYEEDYDYDDGIDPNFVALAISRTMPQLQHLNLIGNGMTNEGLQAILDSCPRLESLDLRKCFRVDLRADLVLDKRCSSIKEFYHPDDSTDPNDDDFLSYDEADFEFPNNEYWQW